From a region of the Nonlabens dokdonensis DSW-6 genome:
- a CDS encoding MarC family protein gives MVEILTTIFFVFAVIDPIGSIPVYLEATKEFDLAHKKKIAVRASVIAFMILLFFIVIGQLILEGMSVSLDAFQISGGVILFLFALTMIFGDGKPELEKNRITDYKHVTIFPIAIPSIASPGAIMAVVLLTDNHIYSIEQQTITTAIVLLVIGLTCGILLAANHLQRWIGSYGITVISKIMGLILASYAVQSILSGISNYFQNI, from the coding sequence ATGGTTGAAATTCTAACTACTATATTCTTTGTTTTTGCAGTTATTGATCCTATAGGGTCTATTCCCGTATATCTGGAAGCTACTAAAGAATTTGATCTAGCACACAAAAAGAAAATCGCAGTACGAGCCTCGGTAATTGCTTTTATGATCTTGCTGTTTTTTATTGTTATAGGACAGCTTATTCTAGAAGGAATGTCAGTTTCCTTAGATGCATTTCAAATTTCTGGCGGTGTTATTTTATTTCTTTTTGCTCTAACCATGATCTTTGGAGATGGGAAACCAGAGCTAGAGAAAAACAGGATTACAGATTACAAGCATGTTACCATATTTCCTATCGCTATTCCATCGATTGCATCGCCTGGAGCAATAATGGCGGTAGTTTTATTAACAGATAATCATATTTATTCTATAGAACAGCAAACGATTACAACTGCTATCGTGCTGCTGGTGATAGGCCTTACTTGTGGTATCTTATTAGCAGCAAACCATTTGCAAAGATGGATAGGTAGTTATGGTATCACCGTTATCAGTAAGATTATGGGGTTAATTCTTGCCTCTTATGCAGTTCAAAGTATCCTGAGTGGAATCAGTAACTACTTTCAGAATATTTGA
- a CDS encoding aminotransferase class I/II-fold pyridoxal phosphate-dependent enzyme, whose translation MLPDKLQALIGMRHFSGSLRKLFVNKDKVDFSSNDYLGFSKLPLSKDVDSNGATGSRLISGHSDLHDQVEAQIAQFHKVPAALLFNSGYDANIGLIPALTDRADLILFDQLVHASIRDGIQLSKAKSLKFRHNDLAHLEILLSKFSDADQREVYVITESVFSMDGDMPDLQSLVRLTKKYHNVHLILDEAHAIGVIGNNGVGLAQKLHLENDIFARVVTFGKAMGAHGAAVLGSADLKEYLINFARSFIYTTALPQHALHCISNAYHTLIQSDQAVNQLRNNIAIFNKLVLQNGLRLRFRESETAIQICTISSNGKVKKVASILQEKGYDVRAILSPTVQQGEERLRICIHSFNTEKEIELMLELLARTLKKL comes from the coding sequence ATGCTTCCAGATAAATTACAGGCTCTTATAGGTATGCGTCACTTTTCAGGAAGTTTACGTAAACTGTTTGTAAATAAAGATAAAGTAGACTTCTCGTCTAACGATTACCTAGGTTTTTCAAAATTGCCTTTATCAAAAGATGTAGATTCTAATGGAGCGACAGGAAGCCGTCTTATTTCTGGTCATAGTGATTTACATGATCAGGTAGAAGCACAAATTGCTCAATTTCATAAAGTACCAGCTGCGTTACTGTTTAATTCTGGATATGACGCAAATATAGGCCTGATTCCCGCGCTCACCGACCGTGCAGATTTGATTCTTTTTGACCAACTGGTTCACGCCAGTATCAGGGATGGTATTCAGCTTTCTAAGGCAAAGTCGCTCAAATTTCGCCATAATGATTTAGCGCATTTAGAAATATTACTTTCCAAATTTAGTGATGCAGACCAGCGCGAGGTATACGTCATAACCGAGTCTGTTTTTTCTATGGATGGAGACATGCCAGATCTTCAAAGTTTAGTACGACTTACAAAGAAATACCATAACGTTCACTTGATTCTAGACGAGGCTCATGCCATAGGTGTGATAGGAAATAACGGCGTTGGACTCGCTCAAAAACTGCATTTAGAGAACGATATTTTTGCTCGAGTAGTTACTTTTGGAAAAGCAATGGGCGCACACGGAGCGGCAGTTTTAGGTAGCGCAGATTTAAAAGAGTACCTCATTAATTTTGCGCGCAGTTTTATTTATACCACAGCGCTTCCTCAGCATGCACTACATTGTATTTCAAACGCTTACCACACATTGATACAGAGTGATCAAGCCGTCAATCAGTTGCGCAATAACATTGCAATTTTTAATAAATTAGTGTTGCAAAATGGTTTGAGATTACGCTTTCGCGAAAGCGAGACAGCTATACAAATCTGTACTATTTCTAGTAATGGAAAAGTAAAAAAAGTAGCATCCATACTTCAAGAAAAAGGCTATGATGTTCGTGCTATATTATCTCCTACTGTGCAACAAGGAGAAGAACGCTTGCGTATTTGTATACATAGTTTTAACACTGAAAAGGAAATTGAACTTATGTTAGAATTGCTCGCAAGAACCTTAAAAAAACTATGA
- a CDS encoding ankyrin repeat domain-containing protein, whose product MKKVLLILALIVAGTATAQDLTREMTIALKNDSPRDLEVLINDANKNECFQAGTRKSTLLQLAVQMNSGDVIAYLVDRAKVDVDQACNDNTPLMWAAKMGRANTIELLLEAGADKSTKVDGKTALDLAIANGNQRSIELLK is encoded by the coding sequence ATGAAAAAAGTTCTTTTAATTCTCGCTTTAATTGTTGCTGGAACGGCGACTGCTCAAGACCTAACTAGAGAGATGACTATCGCACTGAAAAATGATAGCCCTAGAGACCTTGAAGTTTTAATTAATGATGCTAACAAAAACGAATGTTTTCAAGCTGGAACAAGAAAATCAACCCTTTTACAATTGGCCGTTCAAATGAATAGCGGTGATGTTATCGCGTATTTGGTTGATCGAGCAAAAGTTGATGTTGACCAAGCGTGCAACGACAACACACCACTCATGTGGGCTGCAAAAATGGGCAGAGCAAATACAATTGAATTATTGCTTGAGGCTGGTGCAGATAAATCAACTAAAGTTGATGGTAAAACTGCTTTAGATCTAGCTATTGCAAATGGTAATCAAAGATCTATCGAATTATTAAAATAA
- a CDS encoding DUF3124 domain-containing protein encodes MKKWSFLFILVMIILSSCEEQKELSSINPENWSKRAIDISALDSLEYGKSYLSVYSQIYNRTEHVKSNLTTTVSMRNKSETDTIYLLRAEYFDTEGTSLRNYFNQTIYLAPLETTEIIIEELDISGGTGSNFIIEWKTPLNCPEPLFEGIMTSTMGQQGISFTTKAERID; translated from the coding sequence ATGAAGAAATGGAGTTTTTTATTCATACTAGTAATGATCATATTATCTAGTTGTGAAGAACAGAAAGAATTAAGTTCTATAAATCCTGAAAACTGGTCTAAGAGAGCTATTGATATATCAGCTCTAGATTCCCTAGAGTATGGTAAATCTTATTTATCAGTTTATTCTCAAATTTACAACCGGACAGAACATGTTAAAAGCAATTTGACCACTACCGTTAGCATGAGAAACAAAAGTGAAACAGACACAATTTATCTTTTAAGAGCAGAGTATTTTGATACGGAAGGTACATCGTTGAGAAATTACTTTAATCAAACTATCTATCTCGCGCCTTTAGAAACCACCGAAATAATAATTGAAGAGCTAGATATTTCTGGTGGAACAGGATCTAATTTTATTATAGAATGGAAAACGCCTCTCAATTGTCCAGAGCCTTTATTTGAAGGGATCATGACATCAACTATGGGGCAACAAGGTATCTCGTTCACAACTAAAGCAGAGAGAATAGATTAA
- a CDS encoding helix-turn-helix domain-containing protein — protein sequence MPIYINLDNMLEQKGMRSNELAEIIGITTANLSILKTGKAKAVRFSTLEAICEALECQPGDILEYRREN from the coding sequence ATGCCTATCTACATCAATCTAGACAATATGCTCGAGCAAAAAGGTATGAGAAGCAATGAGCTTGCTGAAATTATAGGAATCACCACTGCAAATCTATCTATTCTTAAAACAGGAAAAGCAAAAGCAGTGCGCTTCTCCACTCTTGAAGCCATTTGTGAAGCTTTGGAATGTCAACCTGGAGATATACTAGAGTATCGAAGAGAAAACTGA
- a CDS encoding DUF2975 domain-containing protein has translation MKNKRYFDPLTISFTLLIIIGSTITILSRVSKQILIRYDLINTQNTTTNYSLLDLFIGKTNPTTPIIEIAPKAIFNILIIYSVICFYRFMVKSNKGLLFSNYSFRLWNQIKIIYILMSISAVILSLIGLEFLPYVIIYGFVGAIAHSFSKIFKESSIIKSENDLTI, from the coding sequence ATGAAAAATAAAAGATACTTTGATCCTCTTACAATAAGTTTTACTTTACTTATTATAATCGGTTCTACTATTACGATTTTATCTAGAGTTTCTAAACAAATACTTATTAGATATGACTTGATTAACACACAAAACACAACTACTAACTATTCACTGTTAGACTTATTTATTGGTAAAACAAATCCAACTACTCCTATAATTGAAATCGCTCCTAAAGCTATTTTCAATATCCTAATAATATATTCTGTCATTTGCTTTTATAGGTTTATGGTTAAATCAAATAAAGGATTGCTGTTTTCTAATTATTCGTTTCGATTATGGAATCAAATCAAAATAATTTACATTTTGATGAGTATTTCTGCCGTAATTCTTAGTCTTATAGGTTTGGAATTCCTTCCTTATGTTATTATATATGGTTTTGTAGGTGCGATCGCTCATTCGTTTAGCAAAATTTTCAAAGAATCGAGTATTATAAAGTCTGAAAATGATCTAACTATATAG